From Pelosinus fermentans DSM 17108, the proteins below share one genomic window:
- a CDS encoding HD-GYP domain-containing protein: protein MKKIAITDLQPGMIVAEAIHSLNGKQILFPKGGTLTNKTIQNIKNWDIAYVRIENHGDTVDEIITEEPEEASSLSELPPILIQKAMDFDHTLQDSVEQVDALFNSIRNNKKIDIKHFHKIASGIFEHLIYPSEAVNRLLFSLTPHNSLAYHSVMVAALSGMLAEWMNFSSKDIREIIFAGLLHDVGKTQLPLELFIDKDSVAANSEKIQTHVLLTFKLLKDSRALSPTILTAIVQHHEYMDGSGYPQQLSGENIHGFARVIGVVNHLSNMIAESESINPFMLLQAIKLEMFTKLDPTVCDVFSRRINDYLLSSSVILEDGRKAKVAFLPNVTPTYPILQVEDEFIDMIKDKEIKIVGLVM from the coding sequence ATGAAAAAAATAGCTATTACTGATCTGCAGCCGGGTATGATTGTAGCTGAAGCGATTCACTCTCTGAATGGGAAACAAATTTTGTTTCCAAAGGGAGGAACCTTAACCAATAAAACCATTCAGAATATAAAAAATTGGGATATTGCTTATGTTAGAATCGAAAACCATGGGGATACAGTGGATGAGATCATAACAGAAGAACCCGAAGAAGCTTCTTCCCTCTCTGAATTGCCCCCAATCTTAATTCAAAAAGCAATGGATTTTGATCATACTTTGCAAGATTCTGTAGAGCAGGTAGATGCACTATTTAATAGTATTAGAAATAATAAAAAGATTGATATCAAACATTTTCATAAAATAGCGTCGGGGATTTTTGAGCATCTCATTTATCCATCAGAGGCAGTAAATCGTTTGTTATTTAGCTTAACGCCTCATAATTCATTGGCTTACCATTCGGTTATGGTGGCAGCTTTATCAGGCATGCTTGCGGAGTGGATGAATTTTTCTTCTAAAGATATTAGGGAAATTATCTTTGCAGGATTGCTGCATGATGTGGGGAAAACCCAGCTTCCTCTTGAACTATTTATAGATAAAGATTCGGTTGCGGCAAATTCGGAAAAGATACAAACTCATGTACTTTTAACGTTCAAATTATTGAAAGACAGCAGAGCACTTTCCCCTACGATTTTAACAGCAATCGTCCAACATCATGAATATATGGATGGCAGCGGATATCCCCAGCAATTATCTGGAGAAAATATTCATGGCTTTGCCCGAGTGATCGGAGTCGTGAATCATTTAAGCAACATGATAGCAGAATCGGAAAGCATTAATCCGTTTATGCTTTTGCAGGCAATTAAGCTGGAAATGTTCACAAAGCTGGATCCAACGGTATGTGATGTTTTTTCCCGTCGTATTAATGACTATCTGCTTAGTAGTTCTGTAATCCTCGAAGATGGGCGCAAGGCAAAGGTCGCATTCCTGCCGAATGTAACCCCCACATATCCTATTTTGCAGGTTGAAGATGAATTTATAGATATGATAAAAGATAAGGAAATAAAAATTGTCGGGCTTGTCATGTAA
- a CDS encoding lecithin retinol acyltransferase family protein, translated as MPEDVKEFKKGDVIYVSVIRPAGFGPLHYGVYDGYGGVFHFNGLTPDSAFIHYSLLKDFAMGGTVEIDPCIKIFSPDEIVERASSKLGDNFGGFNFLTNNCEHFAKWCAIGVRQSTQVIKHRSFLAKISGKIDDKNRPLF; from the coding sequence ATGCCCGAAGACGTAAAAGAATTTAAAAAAGGTGATGTAATATACGTATCTGTTATAAGACCTGCAGGCTTTGGACCATTGCATTATGGTGTATATGATGGCTATGGCGGAGTATTTCACTTTAATGGTTTAACACCGGACTCAGCGTTTATACACTATTCACTGCTTAAGGATTTTGCAATGGGCGGAACAGTGGAAATCGATCCATGTATAAAGATTTTTTCCCCTGATGAAATTGTGGAACGAGCCAGTAGTAAACTGGGCGATAATTTTGGGGGCTTCAATTTTCTTACCAATAATTGTGAGCATTTTGCGAAATGGTGTGCTATAGGAGTGAGACAATCAACGCAAGTCATAAAACACCGATCTTTCCTTGCAAAGATTAGTGGAAAAATAGATGATAAGAACAGACCGCTTTTCTAA
- a CDS encoding YSC84-related protein, with protein sequence MNKFARTVTILMLILGLTASVVSAASQEEKRESIRSSAQETLDKLYTIHPGARQAVENAVGYAVFRITDVKVVFLGGGGGKGVAIHNTTKEETFMRTGDVQVGFGLGIKKFDVVLGFQTQEAYMDFINDRWVVGGQATVAATDSVSGGALEGAVSAGKDTWMYQLTDKGLEASLTIRGIRYFKDKDLN encoded by the coding sequence ATGAATAAATTTGCGAGAACGGTTACGATTTTAATGCTTATTTTAGGTTTGACGGCTTCTGTAGTAAGCGCGGCGAGTCAGGAAGAAAAACGTGAATCCATACGAAGTTCTGCCCAGGAAACCTTGGATAAACTTTATACGATTCATCCCGGGGCCAGACAAGCCGTTGAAAATGCTGTAGGATATGCTGTATTTCGTATTACTGACGTCAAAGTTGTGTTCTTAGGAGGCGGGGGTGGCAAAGGGGTGGCTATTCATAATACTACCAAGGAAGAAACCTTTATGAGAACTGGTGATGTACAGGTTGGATTTGGACTTGGCATAAAAAAATTTGATGTAGTTCTAGGATTCCAAACGCAAGAAGCGTATATGGATTTTATCAATGACAGATGGGTCGTAGGTGGACAGGCTACCGTGGCAGCAACAGACAGTGTAAGCGGAGGAGCTTTGGAAGGTGCTGTTTCAGCAGGTAAGGACACTTGGATGTATCAATTGACAGATAAGGGGCTGGAGGCCAGTTTGACCATCAGGGGAATTCGTTACTTTAAAGATAAAGATTTAAATTGA